The DNA segment GATTTTCCAGATGCTGTTCCTCAGTTGAGACTCTTGCATATCCAAATTTCATTTTGTTAAGTACTCCTCAAATTTCATTTTAGAACGCCACAAACATTATAGGTGTAATACCCTAATGACAACATAAGTGTATCATCATATCAGTATGTCACTTTACTTGGTATATGAGAATAATTTCACTTAATAAATGAGAAAAAGCAGCGTACTTTAATATGGTACGTTGCTTTTTCTATTATCGTATACCTATGACCAAACTGTCTCTTGCTGTTTCTACAACCTCGGTGCTGATTTTATCTAAGCCATTTATATCCATAATTCTATCTATCTGCGCAAACAAGCGATGAATAAGTCTAAAATTACCCTTAGTGATTTTAATAATAGTTGTTATAGCTTCATAGTCAGTGAAGTCTTCAAGTTTTAAATCAACTCCTAGATCTTGCCACTTATACTCTAATATATGATGTGTTTCATCTTTGCTTAAATTATCGAATTCATGTGCAAAACCTATACGAGAATATAGTTGAGGATAACGAGATAGTTTTTTCTCAATACCTGGCATACCAATGAATACCATTGCTAGGTCACGTTCATCATAGATAGATCTTAATTGCTCTAAATGTTGCACTTTAAGTCTATCAATTTCGTCTATTATAATGAGTTCAATGTCTTGGAATGCATCACTAAAATTTTCACTATGTTCATGCTCGTATTTATTTAAAACATGTAATTTTTGACCCAAATCAATACTTCCATTAATACTGTGTAAGTCACTACTCAATCTTGTTTGCTTTTCTGCTGGTGCAGTATAAAATATTTTGTCTACAGATAATATATCGTCCGTTGTTTTATTAGCTAAATCTTTCCAGCCCCTATGGTTAACCTGGTTTTCAATAATATCCCAATTGGTATAATATCGTGAAGATAATGTTTTACCCACACCTGGTTGACCATAACATATACCAATATACTGATATTTAATACAAGCATCACAAAATTCAGCAAATCGTTTGTACTCTTTTGTTTCAATGAACTTCTGTTTTTTAGTCATTATGATACCTCTTTAGCTTTTTGACATTTTTGTCTATCTTGTGAGGTGAATAACTTTGATTTTTTTCTTCTTTTATTAAGTCAGTCGTACTAGGGCTAATAGCGTTTTGTTTCAAGTGCTTTCTTCTCTGACTACGAGCATGTTGTATATCCTTTATATCAATTGAATAATCAGATAAATCAGGAGATATAGCTGTACAAAGGAATTCATCTCTATAAAACACGCGTATTTCAGCCATATCATTGGGATTGTAACGAATCAGTACATATTCACCTACATAAGCTGCTAAATTCGTATTACTATATCTAAATCCTTGAAAATGAATACCATCTGAATGGATTTTTCTAGATTTAGGAATCTCTAGTAAGAGTAAATCGAGTTGTTCTAAACTACTGGGCATATTGGGGAAAAAGAGATTACTATTCCATCGACTTGTTGGTGAACAACCAATAGAACTGTGTTCTTTGTGATTATAGTCTTCAATCAAAAATTGGCGTAATTTTTCTTCGAACTCTTGAAATTCTAGTAAATTTTTAAACTCATCGTTATTGTTTATATATCCAGGAATTTGCTCTAGGAATGTTTGATTGACTGTTTGAAAGAATCTTTCTATTTTTCCACGACCTCGTGGCACGCCAACTTTTGAAAACATTAAATTAATTTTCAAATCAACAGCGACTTGTTCCATATGATGTGAAGTAAAGTCACTTCCATGGTCAGTATAGAACTTTTCAGGAATCCCACATATTGGCCATCTTGTATCACTCTTATTCCAAATAGCTTGATGTAGTGTTAGGGCAGTATTCTTGGCATTAGGACTATCAAATGTTAAAAAGTAGCCTGCAATTGCACGACTATAATCATCCATAATAATGGTTAACCACGGTCTATTGATGTTACCTTTTTGATCTAATATATAGACATCTAGCAAAGTATGGTCGGCTTGCCATATTTCATTGGGTCTTGAGGATTCTCTTATTTGTATTAAATCGTACTTATTTTGATAGTATTTTTCACCTTGGTTAGAGAAATCAATAACAGACTTAGGCATTGCTTTAATAATACTATAAACTTGTTTGTAGCTTGGTTTATCAAAATTATTTTCTATACAATAATTAACGATTTTCCTATGAATTGTAGCAATACTATTTCTTTTATTCTTGAGTGAAAGGCGTTTAATCTCGTCAATTATGTTTTGTTCTAATTTATGATCACCTTTATCAACTCTTGTATTATGAATTAGACCAGTAAGCCCTTCTTCCTTATATAATTTATTCCACCTATAAAGTGTACTTAATGCAATGTCCTTATTTTTAGAAATACTTGATAAAGATTGATTTCCCAAGATAAAAGGTTTTATTATATTGTACTTTTGAGTAGCTTCTTTACGTTTGGCTTCAGAAAAATTAGTTAGATACTTCTCCTTGTTTTTCATCTTCCTTGTCCTCCAATTTATTGAGGTAACGATAAATAGTTGTACGTGAAACTTGCCATTGTTCTGCTATTGTTTTAATGGGTGTGCCATTATCATAAAGCGTCTTAAGTAAATTCAAATCTTGTTTATTTAATTTTTCAGGCCTCCCTCCATATCTTCCTCTTGCACGTGCCGCAATTCGGCCAGCTGAAGAACGTTCTAAAATTAAATTACGTTCAAATTCTGCAAATGCTGCGAATAAATGAAATAATAATTGTCCTGTAGAACTTGATTTATCCATCGTTATATTTTCTTCTAAACTATGAAAACTCACGCCTCGTTCGTTAAGTTCATTAACTAATGTGATTAAATCCTCCATGTTACGTCCTAGTCTATCTAGTCTCCAAACAACAATGGTATCTCCTGACCTCGCAAATTCAATTGCTTTATCTAAACCAGGTCTTTTACTTTTTGAACCACTCATATGGTCATTAAATATCTTTTCACAACCATGTGTATTTAATCGATCTTCCTGTAAATTTAAATTTTGTAATCCAGTTGAAACTCTTGCATAACCTATTTTCAAAATACAAACCTCCTATATACACCTTCAGTGTACCATAACTTAATCACAAGATCTTTTTTGAACATAGATTTTTTGTTGGGTTTTTGAACACATAATTCTATGTAATACATACTTATTTAGACATAAAAAACGAGTGTACAGAAAATGGTTATTTTTTGCACACTTTCGTTGACCATAAATTTAATTCTTCGCATAATGCTTTTTTGCCATATGGTGTGAGAATTATTTCTCTTTTCATATTCCCTTCTCTTAACCATCCTAGTTCTAAAAATTTTTTCGTTAAAGCTAACGATAAAGGGCCAGCCAGGTGGTTTTGTCTTACCGTCCAATCAATATGTAACGGCAATGAATGAACATTAATATTTAGTTTGGCAATATTAATACCTAACTTACTAATCCATAATTCTCCGTCATGTGTCAGTTTATAACGAGAATTATCAGTTTCTTTTATGTATCCTTTTGTCATTAAAGCCTTTGTAATTTTAACACCCAGTTCTCCAGCCAAATGTCCATAACATGTTCTAGCAAATTCTAGTTTTTTCTTTTTTGTAAAATCATTTAACGAATTGGAAACTAAAGGTCCTGATACATTGGCAATTGACTCAATAGCTTTAGCTACTTCTTCATTAGATAACTGGTAGTATCTAAACCTGCCTTGCCGTCTTACTATAATAAGATTACCTTCTATTAATTTTTTTAAGTGAGAACTTGCTGTTTGGGGAGAAACATTTGCTGACTTTGCCAATTCACTTGCTGTTAGTGCGTGCATACCAGATAAATCCATTAATATTGACATTCTTGTAGCGTCACCTATTAATTGAGCAGTTTGAGTAATATTACTGTAAATATTCATAGTTAATACCCCCTTTATATATCACTAGTATAACAAGCATTTATTTCGACATTCATTTAAATATTCTTATTTTATACTTGTTTTATAAAAGTTGAAAGGTGGGTTTTAAAATGAAAAGAAACAGCCTCATTCACGAAAATTTAATTATACTAGTCACCAGTTTAGGTATGTTTTTATCAACATTAGATACTGGCATTATTAATGTGGCCTTACCTACACTAACAAACGTATTTGATTCAAATTTAACTATAATGATGTGGACAGTAACATTATATACACTTATGTTAGTATCATTTATCACTCTGTTTGGTAAAATATCAGACGCTATAGGAAAAATAAAAATATTTAATTTCGGCATAATCTTATTTGGAATAGCTTCTTTATTATGCGCATTATCTTCAACAGAGTATTTCCTTATTATTTTTAGAGCTATACAAGGTATAGGAGCAGCTATGGTACAAGCAACGGCAGCTGCACTTATTACATCTTATGTTTCTAATGATAAACAAGGAAAGGGTTTAGGTATATTTAGTATGGCACTCGGCTTAGGACCTATACTTGGGCCAAGTATAGGCTCTATATTATTAAACTTTAGTAATTGGTCTATGATTTTTTGGATTAATATACCTATCATCATACTTATAGTAGTCATAAACCAGGTTTTCATAGGAGAATTAAACGAGGAAAGATTTAAATTAAATTTTGACTTTATAGGCAATATTTTAATGGTTGTAATGTTATCCTCACTCATTTTAGCTATAACTTTTTTAAAATCTCAGTTTATAATCGTTCTTTTGATAATATTTTTGATTAGTTTATGGCTATTTATAAAGTGGGAATCAAAAGTTAAATTCCCATTAATTCCTGTAACATGGTTACAAAATAAAATGATGTTGTCCCTACTATTTGGCATTTTCACTTTAGGAGGTTCTATGTCTTTAGGTTTCATTATCCCACCTTTTTATATAGAACAAAATCTTAAGTTAAATACATTGATTGTAGGAATAGTTAACCTTTCTGCGCCATTAGGAATGGTTATTATGTCACAATTTTCTAATAAACTAACAAAAAAATTCAACAATCAATTATTGCTAACTTTAAGTATATTACTGATGGGAATATCTTATTTAGTTATTGGTCTACTTCAATATAACCTATTGATATGGAAACTTATTGTACTGTTATTATTCTTTGGCTTTGGATGTGGTATATACTTACCTATTAATACTAGAAGTATTTTAAATTTAGTCAAAAAATCACAACAAGCTACAGCTGGATCATTACAAAGAATGATTCAAAATTTGGGAATTGCTTTATATTCATCTGTAAGTTCTATCACTATACAAATATTTAAGAACCACCATAATATGATTCATGGGTATATTGTCCTATGGATTATGGCTTCTATTATTTTATTTATTGGATTTATCTTGTCAGTTAAAAATTTACTGGGTTATAAAAAAACTGAGTAATAGTTTAGTCATAGTAATCGATAATAAGAAAAGCAATGTACACTTTGATATTGTACATTGCTTTTCTTATTTATTAGGTAAAATCATTCTCATATATCAAGTAAAGTGACATATATGACGCCGTTTGTCCATTTGTATTTGGTTTACATAATCATTTATTATGTAAATAATTTATATTAGATGAGTAGTAGCCAATGACTACAGTGATTATTTCTTTATTAAATTGCTTATATCTATTTTTCGTTAAAATCATACTATAAAATTAACTTTGCAACATAACCTTAATTTTATTAATGAGTTTTTCAGGTTCAATTTCATTTGAATAATTTTTCTGTAATTGTAATCTAGTTAGATATGTTTTCTTACTATTAGACATTTTTTGCAACATTGTTGTCAAATTATTAATATCTTTTTTCATAACAATATTTTCAGGCGCTGTAAACATACGATTATGTGCTTCATCATGCGTTGCAAATATCACCATATCATTTTCAAATGCTCGACCAACTGCATTCAATAGTTCATTACCTTTATTGTTATCTAAATAAATATCACATCGTTGATATAATGATTCAATTGTCTCTTCATTCGCCACTGGATACAATCGAACATTATCATATTTCATTAAATCTAATAGCCTATTAGACATTTCTGTAATAGCTGCTATATGAAATTGATATTCACTATTACTTTTTACTAATTCTTCAATACAGAGCAATTGATCGGAATTTGTTAAAGTTAATATATTTCTAGTAAATTGGTTTTGCTTTCGGTAACTATAAAGATAGCCACCTCTAATTACTTTATCACGTTCTTTATCACAAAGCCCTTGGCGAATTTTTAGATATTCATCTCTATTTGGTATTATGATTGAATAATTTCTATTTAACGATTCATCAAACATAAGTTTCATATTTCCTGGAATAGTTCCATGACTATTTTCTTGCCAAACGAGAATTCCCTTTCCAATTGTATTCATTCTATATAACGCGATAAAAGGCATCGCTAGTGAATTAAAGATAATTACATCCAAATCTACATTTAGTTGTTTTAAGTAATATATGACAAATGCTTCTTGAGACTTGAAAAAGTGTGTCTTGTTTTTCCAGTTTAATACGTAGTCTCCAGTCACATAATTTTCATAGATAATTTCTTTGCCTAGGTGATCAAAGTACTTTTTCATTATAGCTTTACCAGCTAAATCATAAATAGCTTCAGCAAATTTAAACCCCTTCTTATTGTAAAAATCAACTATGCGTAATCGTTGCTTATTATCCAACCACTCAACTCGGTTTACAATACGAGACTTGAAATTGGATTGATAGAAAATTTTACCTCTTATTTCCCCTAAATTTTTTATTTTACCCATATCATTTGTACCTGTAATTTCCCAGTGGGTTGGCACCTCTACTTCATTAAAGAATAAAGGTTTATCAGTTTGTTTAATTGGATTTTGAGCGAAAAATTGGTAAGGAGAGGTAACATCATCTGGTAAAAAGCCATCATCCTCTAAACAAATTGTCAAATGTTGATACCCTGCAAGTTTCAATGAACGATGTAATAATTGTGAATTAAAATGATAATTATCAAATATATTAATCATGTAGCACCTCGTTAATTAGCATACTCCATTTTTCTACTATTTTCTGAGTTAAAAATTCGCTAGCAATTTCATATGATGTGCGTTCTGGATTTTTTGGTCCATTTTTAAAATATTTCACAATATATGAAGCTAGTTCATTAATCTTCTCTTCTTCATCTGCAGATTCTACATTTTCAGACATCAGATATCCATTTTCACCATTACGAATAAATGTTGGATTACCATAATTTACATTAAATCCTATCATTCCTAAACCAGAGCCTACAGCCTCCATCAATGTCAAACCGAAACCTTCACTTTGTGAAGCAGATGCAAATAATTCATACTTTGAATAAACATCTTGCAAATTAACATGGCCCTTTAATGTAATATATTCTTGCGCATTATTTTCATAAACAATTTGTTCTATTTTATCTTTTTCTCCACCTTGACCATATATATCAAACGTTAATTTAGGAATTTCTTTTTTGGCCTTCACAACTGCTTTAGCAATCCAGTCTACATGCTTCTCTTTAGCCAGTCGTGATGCTGTTAGCATTGAATATGGCAGTCTCTTTTTCTCTGGATGAATAAGTTGATTTAAGCTACCTACAGGAACTGTTCTGATTAATGGATTATCATAAGTATATTTAGAAAAATGTTGACTTAAAATACGATTTTGTAAATCGGTCGCAGTAATAAAGAAGTCCACAAATTTTGCATTTCTAAATTGATATTCATAGTAGTTATTCCACAATATATTATCGCCATCGGTGGCATTATCAATAAAATGTTCTGCATGAACTACCACACCTAATTTACTAGCGCCTTTATTTTGTAATACTGCTTGACCAATTTCTGTAGCTCTATCTAAGATTACGATATCTTTATTTGATAAATTTAATTTATTCATGAAATATGCAACAAATTCTGATTTACTATAGAGCTGTGCATCGTCAAAGACAAAGACACTTTCTTTATCATCTATATATTCCTTATAT comes from the Staphylococcus hsinchuensis genome and includes:
- a CDS encoding AAA family ATPase gives rise to the protein MTKKQKFIETKEYKRFAEFCDACIKYQYIGICYGQPGVGKTLSSRYYTNWDIIENQVNHRGWKDLANKTTDDILSVDKIFYTAPAEKQTRLSSDLHSINGSIDLGQKLHVLNKYEHEHSENFSDAFQDIELIIIDEIDRLKVQHLEQLRSIYDERDLAMVFIGMPGIEKKLSRYPQLYSRIGFAHEFDNLSKDETHHILEYKWQDLGVDLKLEDFTDYEAITTIIKITKGNFRLIHRLFAQIDRIMDINGLDKISTEVVETARDSLVIGIR
- a CDS encoding ArsR/SmtB family transcription factor, with amino-acid sequence MNIYSNITQTAQLIGDATRMSILMDLSGMHALTASELAKSANVSPQTASSHLKKLIEGNLIIVRRQGRFRYYQLSNEEVAKAIESIANVSGPLVSNSLNDFTKKKKLEFARTCYGHLAGELGVKITKALMTKGYIKETDNSRYKLTHDGELWISKLGINIAKLNINVHSLPLHIDWTVRQNHLAGPLSLALTKKFLELGWLREGNMKREIILTPYGKKALCEELNLWSTKVCKK
- a CDS encoding Mu transposase C-terminal domain-containing protein, whose translation is MKNKEKYLTNFSEAKRKEATQKYNIIKPFILGNQSLSSISKNKDIALSTLYRWNKLYKEEGLTGLIHNTRVDKGDHKLEQNIIDEIKRLSLKNKRNSIATIHRKIVNYCIENNFDKPSYKQVYSIIKAMPKSVIDFSNQGEKYYQNKYDLIQIRESSRPNEIWQADHTLLDVYILDQKGNINRPWLTIIMDDYSRAIAGYFLTFDSPNAKNTALTLHQAIWNKSDTRWPICGIPEKFYTDHGSDFTSHHMEQVAVDLKINLMFSKVGVPRGRGKIERFFQTVNQTFLEQIPGYINNNDEFKNLLEFQEFEEKLRQFLIEDYNHKEHSSIGCSPTSRWNSNLFFPNMPSSLEQLDLLLLEIPKSRKIHSDGIHFQGFRYSNTNLAAYVGEYVLIRYNPNDMAEIRVFYRDEFLCTAISPDLSDYSIDIKDIQHARSQRRKHLKQNAISPSTTDLIKEEKNQSYSPHKIDKNVKKLKRYHND
- a CDS encoding MFS transporter produces the protein MKRNSLIHENLIILVTSLGMFLSTLDTGIINVALPTLTNVFDSNLTIMMWTVTLYTLMLVSFITLFGKISDAIGKIKIFNFGIILFGIASLLCALSSTEYFLIIFRAIQGIGAAMVQATAAALITSYVSNDKQGKGLGIFSMALGLGPILGPSIGSILLNFSNWSMIFWINIPIIILIVVINQVFIGELNEERFKLNFDFIGNILMVVMLSSLILAITFLKSQFIIVLLIIFLISLWLFIKWESKVKFPLIPVTWLQNKMMLSLLFGIFTLGGSMSLGFIIPPFYIEQNLKLNTLIVGIVNLSAPLGMVIMSQFSNKLTKKFNNQLLLTLSILLMGISYLVIGLLQYNLLIWKLIVLLLFFGFGCGIYLPINTRSILNLVKKSQQATAGSLQRMIQNLGIALYSSVSSITIQIFKNHHNMIHGYIVLWIMASIILFIGFILSVKNLLGYKKTE
- the gtfB gene encoding accessory Sec system glycosylation chaperone GtfB; translated protein: MINIFDNYHFNSQLLHRSLKLAGYQHLTICLEDDGFLPDDVTSPYQFFAQNPIKQTDKPLFFNEVEVPTHWEITGTNDMGKIKNLGEIRGKIFYQSNFKSRIVNRVEWLDNKQRLRIVDFYNKKGFKFAEAIYDLAGKAIMKKYFDHLGKEIIYENYVTGDYVLNWKNKTHFFKSQEAFVIYYLKQLNVDLDVIIFNSLAMPFIALYRMNTIGKGILVWQENSHGTIPGNMKLMFDESLNRNYSIIIPNRDEYLKIRQGLCDKERDKVIRGGYLYSYRKQNQFTRNILTLTNSDQLLCIEELVKSNSEYQFHIAAITEMSNRLLDLMKYDNVRLYPVANEETIESLYQRCDIYLDNNKGNELLNAVGRAFENDMVIFATHDEAHNRMFTAPENIVMKKDINNLTTMLQKMSNSKKTYLTRLQLQKNYSNEIEPEKLINKIKVMLQS
- the gtfA gene encoding accessory Sec system glycosyltransferase GtfA, producing MTVYNVNFGIGWASSGIEYAQAYRAKLLRQLNRNIKFIFLDFISSENIQTLTDNLGFKDDEVIWLYQYFSDIKIAPTTYTLDDLIGEIGNEITHIEDNGKIKRLYFDYDKSSFSTCYMKNADKNYVDRVEFVIEGYLVRKDFFSYTRVFSEYYAPYQNYAKIYMRQFYNEDGTIAYKEYIDDKESVFVFDDAQLYSKSEFVAYFMNKLNLSNKDIVILDRATEIGQAVLQNKGASKLGVVVHAEHFIDNATDGDNILWNNYYEYQFRNAKFVDFFITATDLQNRILSQHFSKYTYDNPLIRTVPVGSLNQLIHPEKKRLPYSMLTASRLAKEKHVDWIAKAVVKAKKEIPKLTFDIYGQGGEKDKIEQIVYENNAQEYITLKGHVNLQDVYSKYELFASASQSEGFGLTLMEAVGSGLGMIGFNVNYGNPTFIRNGENGYLMSENVESADEEEKINELASYIVKYFKNGPKNPERTSYEIASEFLTQKIVEKWSMLINEVLHD
- a CDS encoding recombinase family protein; this encodes MKIGYARVSTGLQNLNLQEDRLNTHGCEKIFNDHMSGSKSKRPGLDKAIEFARSGDTIVVWRLDRLGRNMEDLITLVNELNERGVSFHSLEENITMDKSSSTGQLLFHLFAAFAEFERNLILERSSAGRIAARARGRYGGRPEKLNKQDLNLLKTLYDNGTPIKTIAEQWQVSRTTIYRYLNKLEDKEDEKQGEVSN